The genomic stretch GACTCAATTGTGATTGTGGAGCTCTTGATAGTGATGGATTCGATTAATGAGGATGTTTTTGTGTTAAATCTCGTATTTTCCAAGTGGGTTTTGAGTCATGTTGCTTCTGTCATATTGCAAAGGCATTACGCTTTAGGATCTGTGTCTATGTTTTAGACTTTCAGTTGTTAACTCCAGTGCTTCATGTCGTCTTTCTCAATTGTTAAATCGTTAATTTGGTCGTCGTTTATGTGGTCAGTGTTATTGAAGGATCATAGATGTGGAAAAATAGCTTGTTACTTCTCCTAACCAAGATAGCTTTATCTTCATTATTATCCCGAATGTGAAGTGATGTAATTAGCATGGTTGATGTTTTTTTAGTGTCTTTGAgctatatatttattattttgttCATCCCTCAGGCGAGGTAACGGTGAATAGATCCTCCATGTAGAAATTTGTCGGTAGCCTGTGATAGGGTAATTCCAAGAGTCGGACTGTTGGCCATTTATGCAATGCGTGTGAGAAATATTTGTATATAGTATATTGTAGAATTAATGACGTTGAGAAATATATTTTGTATCCAGGATATTTGGAACACGACATGGTATCCTAAAGCCTCTGATCATGTCAATACTGAAAAACCATGGTTTGTGGTTGACGCCACAGGCCTGATTCTTGGGAGGTTGGCTTCAACTATATCAATCTACATTCGTGGCAAAAATTTGGCTACATACACTCCTAGTGTGGACATGGGAGCCTTTGTAATTGTGGTAAGTTTTTTTATTGTCGCTATTAAATTGATAACCCTTTGCCTTGTGTTACACTCGGTATCTTTTATTTTGATGTTCAACAAACATAGTAGGTCTCGGTAGTCGGTACACTCTTTATCTATGGCTAATTAGATTATGACCAGGACTTGTGACTTGCTTAGAAATTTTGGTAGTTGTGTTGGGTAGAATTTGATCATTTAGAAGTATAGGAACCTGAGATAGAATTTCGCAAATAATATTTTACAAGAATTGCTGGACAAAGAGGCTGTATCAATATTAGTTTCTGTTCAACTGGTAAAATATGCCATAATACAGGGAGACAACCTTTATCCAGAATTACCATCGCGAAAACGTTGCCTTTATAACAGATGGAAGTCGTTACAGTATAACTGTATAAGTGTGTGTGTTGTACAGTGGTGCTGATTCCTAAGTCACTTTCTGTATTGACCATTTGAGTCATGCATTGTTCAGGCGAAGAAAATGAAGCATTGAAGCTTTGCATTTGCGTTTGCGTTTGCGTTGTCTTTTCTGTTGATGCTAGCTTCAACAGATGAGAATAGAAAATGGAAAACTACTACAGTTGGCCAATTCGAAAATTGATTCATGTCAAATATGAGGAAGCTAACATcagcaaaaaataaaaaattagcaAATGCAATGATGCTAATGCCAACAGGAAGTATATAATTAACGGAATTTTCTTACAGTACATAGTTTGCTAGTTGCAGTGGTCACTTGTTTATTTGGGTTGTAATAGGAGCCACAAGGTCATTTTTTATGCTGCTGAGTTTCGAATCTAGGTCATGACTCATGAGTATCACCGGCACCGCTCAATGACTTTACCAAATAAACTAGTTGACATGTGTTGCAGTAGTACACACATTAACGGTTAAGATAATTTGGCTGAAAATGTATTTCTGTATTGAAATGGCTAGAATACCACCTCTTACGTGCTAACAatgttttttttggtgaaatgaaCATGCTAACAAGTTGTTTTGGCCATTTATCGATATCTTTGATCAAACTTACTTTAAACTCGTTATCAAATGCGTGGGTTAGGTAGTGAAATTGCTGACAGGTGTAAGGTGTTGTATGTAATTGAATGACCAGGTGAACGCAGAGAAAGTTGCTGTATCGGGTAAAAAACGGCTTCAGAAATTATACAGGAGGCATTCAGGAAGGCCAGGTGGTATGACGGTGGAAACTTTTGACCAACTTCAAAAAAGAATTCCTGAAAGGATTGTCGAGCATGCTGTTCGTGGAATGCTTCCTAAAGGAAGGGTAAGTAATTCACCTGTGACCTCTGCTCTGCTCTATCTTGTAAATTGGTGACTTGGTTACTGATTTGACGAGCTTCTAACTTCCTGAACAGCTTGGCCGACATTTATTCAAGCACCTGAAAGTGTACAAGGGTCCTGACCACCCGCATGAAGCCCAGCAACCCGTTGACCTTCCCATCAGAGATAAGAGAATCAAGAAGGAGAAATAAGTTATCCGTGTTCTACCTTATTATCGTTATCAGATTTTTATGCACCGCTTTTTGGATTCTGATTGCCAGAGAAATCTTCTGCTGTTCCGGGAAATATCTGTTACAAGCCTGCAAAGATGACTATCCATCTTCTTTGTTGACTGAACATCAATTTCTTACTGTAGGTTTTCATGTAGTAGATAAAGTGTACCACtgtcttttaatttatttttaacaAAGAGCAAAACATTATGAGACCTTCTGTATTGGTTTttgtgatttcttcttgtaagTTTATAAAAAGAATTTATTCATGCTCCTAATCCCTTCTTTTTGTGGATAATGACGAAAGTTACAGTCTTTGCCTAGTAAAACATCGGGTATAAATGATAGCCTACAACCATGCACACGACACATCAACTTAGCGACTTTTTTTTATGGTATTGCCGtatcgatgcagagaaatattgtgtttttctAGCCATTAAAGGTGCTAAAACAAACATGTTTATgctgtccaaaaaaaaaaaaaaaaaaaaaaaaaaaaaaaacatgttcatGCCAAGTTCTGCTCATTAATTCTCGGTAGTCAATTATCGTCCCAAGAATCGAACTCAACACCTAACATAAACTCTTCCTATACCAACTCTATCAATTCTCTTTTGAGTTTTGACCAACATTCAAGTACTTTTCCTATCCCAATTGCAAACAAATACGTCACAAATAACTTTCCAATGTTAGCTAGCTTAACCGCTAAAGTTATAAAAGATGATACTGGGTTTAAATCTCGTTATCATCAAAATTTGACTTTTATGGCTCCCTTTACGGCTTTACCCAccccaaaaaaaagggaaaaaaacaaCTTTGTTTGTTACACACTTACACCTTCAATTGGGGGAAAAAAAAGTTGCACCTTGTTACAGTTGTTAGATTGATTTCAATTAGGGAAATGCTTCATGCATCTGAATAACCCTTCTTGGCACTTACATTTACGTATCCTGGTACAAATTCTACGGTAACACCGTCTTTTTATATGACACCATTAAAAGTAACTATATTAATGGTCTCATACGAGAAGACGGTCTTACCGAAGAATTGTTCAATTCCAATTGTCCATTTTATGAGTTTTACTCAATGGATTTTTACCAAATTACAGTATCATTAACAATGTAATCCCCAGTTTTTTTTGGTGCAGATGTGAATTATGAAGGCATGATGATTGATCAAGGATGAATTTTTAGGCTAATTTTAGGTGATATctatctatacttgagtatttGTGTTCGAAAATTGCTTAATTTGCTAAAAAGTTTGAATCTTTATGTTTTAATTTTCTGTTAGCTAGGTGATTTCAGTCTATTCTGGATTATTGTGGTAGAAAGTTGCTTAATTTGCACAAAAGTTTGAATctttattttttaatttgtgGTATTTTGATGAATGTTATGATCTTGATTGTTCCTGGGTTTGAATTTGATAGTTGTAGTTGTTTTGAACTTGAATTTGTTTTGTGAATGATGTAATTATGAATCAAGCATGGTTACCGGATTCGCTATGAATAAGCCCTTACTGATTCACGATTCGCTCTTATGGAATGTGTGTTCTATGTATTTTTAGTAAACTACATGATGGAATTCGCTCTTAACGATTCGTGATTCGTAAGGTAACGAGCGAATCTAGTAACTGTGGAATCGGGTGATATATAGTCCTGCATATTTGAATTGATGAAAATCATCATTGTTTTTGAGGTTGTGACTGTTGTTGGATTTTGATTTCATTTAATGAAGAGACTGATTCGATAAAACCGTTAATAGCTTTAATTTGGAACAATCAATTCCCGCATTAGAATCGTTTTTTTGAAGGGGTAGGTTCAACCTAAAAGAGAAATACTGTGATTTCTGTAACAAATAATTCATGATATTAGCTTGTGTTGTTTGAATGAGGGATTTGAAATGCAACGGGGAGGACGATAAGGGAAGGTAGAAATTTCTCTTAAATTAGGTCGGAGGCAAGTCATAATTCTTCAAACGTTGGAAATACTTGGAACTTTGGAGGGAGAACACCGTTGGTACATTTCCCCTTTGCTCCACCCGTTCCTCCCTTCCCTCCGATTATTATATCCAATAAAAACCTGAAACCAAGGTAGAGGGATTGATAAGATTATTTTAAACAATGTGTTATGAGGTAAAAATGAGTTAGATTGAAAAGTAGTTGATTTCAATCAATATCTCATCACTGTGAGAAGAACAATCATTTCCCCCAAACATATAGAAGAAGATGAAACTTGGGGTGAAACGATCAAATTTCTTTATGATCGATATTTTTGAAACAGCCCAATGTGATATCTATGAAAGATTGATGTCAATTTTAGTGTGTGGAATTGTGGATAGATATATGTTTACAGTCACACTCATCGTTTTAGTGTGTGGAATTGTGGATAGATATATGTTTACAGTCACACTCATCGTCTTGTTTGCAGTTTCTCTCCTGGCTAATTTTAACAGGTTTTTCTGTAAGAATTTAGACAAGTTCTTGCTGTACATTTATCTACCCATAGCGTCCTTGTAGGCATACTGTTAAGCCTTTCTAATTAAGCGAAGGGAAATTGTGCATTGCGGGTATACTCTACAGTTTAGAACTGTGTAAGGAATACTCTTCCTGACAACAAAATAAATCGGATATGACAAACAATAATCTAGTTAAAGCTCTTGCATACTGCGTGGAATAGTCACATTAGATCATGAATGGATCAATGACCCACCATATGACATTCAGATATGAGATAGAGAATATAAAAAGGAGGAATGTCATCGAGAGGCATAGTATAGTGTTTCTACCAAGTTTTAGAATGCTGTATTTGATTTCAGAGTTTCAGATTTGCTTTGGCAAGATAGAATGCTGCAACTTAGCATCAAGGTACGACAGACTTAGCTCACTAGCTGAGACTCTAAGAATGATTGTAGAGCATGACGGATGATGTGGTCAAGCTACACACCAAATCTCTAATTGTTTGGAGGTATGATCCCTTATTTCAATGGCGGacttttttatattttttatccTATATTATTATAAAGTGTGATAAAAATTAACTTCAGAAGGGACATAAGTTATCTGAATTTATGTGAAGTACCTCGACTGGCGTGCTTAAAGGGAAAGATTGGAAGTCTACCTTCATTGATACCTGTTGATTGAACTGTTATAGTAAACcgttaattcgttaattattgttaatttaaATCACTCCTTCCGTTCAGTAAATGTACCGAACCTGACCGAATGGAGCGTGTATAATAGGAAAGAGATAGCTTATAGATCTGATCGATCTACTTGTACATAATGGCACCACATTTTATGGTTAATAATATCATTTCTTACTATTATTTACCAATAAGGATTTCTAATACTTTAATGTCGTGAACCTTAAATTTTAACTAAGGATCGCTGGATAAGAATTTAGTCTTTAATGCTCCCATATCTTTTCACAGTTTACTTAGAGATTGTTTACTTTAAATAACAAGGAAGTAATCCACCAGTAAACAAATTGTGTCTATGGCCTGTTTTGGTCTAGATTACTTTCCTTTAAAATCAACATCATGGCTAAATAATCCAACCATTAAAGAGTCTTTTTTTGAAACCCGTATCATATTTTTTTGAAGATCTAATTTTTCTGTGAGTTATGCTCTAGTTACATGCTGAGAGGTAATTTTATTTCCGTTCTTCAGCAGTTTTTACCTGTTCCACTTATTTCTTATGTTACCTTCTATGCCTTTTTTGTATGTGGTTCCAAAGTGTAATTGAGTGGTGGGATATTGGTAAAAAAAAAGGGAGAGGGAAGGGTATATTATTGTGATTAGTTTCCGAGTCCATGAAAATCTGTCTATATATCTGTGTTTCGGGTAAAATTACACTGTTCTTAAGTAATTACACGAGATTAATGAATAATTATGCACGTGTTAAACTGGTCTGATTGGCACGTGCATAATTAAATCATTTGTCACGTGTAAATTAAGTACTTAAGAACAGTGTAATTTTACCTGAACAATCTGTAAACAAAACTATGGTTGGTT from Silene latifolia isolate original U9 population chromosome 5, ASM4854445v1, whole genome shotgun sequence encodes the following:
- the LOC141656310 gene encoding large ribosomal subunit protein uL13c, which translates into the protein MAMVACASSVMLPSTSTQKTMVHSTVKKTSFLGFSLKSSTSSSSSSSVCKRGFSVKCASNTKNFSMVPLEQRWMFSQEEAHGPDIWNTTWYPKASDHVNTEKPWFVVDATGLILGRLASTISIYIRGKNLATYTPSVDMGAFVIVVNAEKVAVSGKKRLQKLYRRHSGRPGGMTVETFDQLQKRIPERIVEHAVRGMLPKGRLGRHLFKHLKVYKGPDHPHEAQQPVDLPIRDKRIKKEK